The following nucleotide sequence is from Paenibacillus andongensis.
TTAGAGGGGTCGTTATTAAACTTGGCAATGCGTTAGAAACGCTTCGTTTTGATGGTGCGATGGTCTACGCAGGTGGTTCCTATTCGTTCATTAAATTGTCCGTACTAGCGGCCAAAGAGGGTTTAACCGGACTGGAGTTTGCTTCTGGCATTCCCGGTTCTGTGGGAGGCGCCGTCTACATGAATGCAGGGGCTCATGGGTCCGATGTGTCACGCATACTCAAGCAGGCTGAAGTCATCCTGGACACAGGGGAATTGGTCACTATGCAGGCGGAGGATTTGCAGTATGCCTATCGACATTCCATTCTGCAAACATTGCCCGGCATTGTAACGGAAGCTGTCTTTGAATTACAGGTTGGAGAGCGCAAAGAAATTGCTGGTGCTATGGCGGCTTACCGCGATCGGCGTCGGCGTACGCAACCCGGCCAATTAGCTTGCGCTGGAAGTGTATTCCGCAACCCTGAAGGGGGATTCGCAGCTAAGCTTATCGAAGATGCCGGCCTAAAAGGCAAACGTGTCGGTGGAGCGGAAGTCTCAACGCTTCACGCCAATTTCATTGTTAATACCGGAGATGCTACAGCTGAGGACGTTCTCACACTCATAGGCGAGGTACAGCTAATCGTACAGAAACAGTACGGCATAGCGCTCGTACCGGAAGTTTTGGT
It contains:
- the murB gene encoding UDP-N-acetylmuramate dehydrogenase gives rise to the protein MQQLISDLQAANIGEIRTNERLAPYTTWKIGGPADCLVIPQTKEQVAAVIRFLHERGVPWTIIGRGSNLLVSDKGIRGVVIKLGNALETLRFDGAMVYAGGSYSFIKLSVLAAKEGLTGLEFASGIPGSVGGAVYMNAGAHGSDVSRILKQAEVILDTGELVTMQAEDLQYAYRHSILQTLPGIVTEAVFELQVGERKEIAGAMAAYRDRRRRTQPGQLACAGSVFRNPEGGFAAKLIEDAGLKGKRVGGAEVSTLHANFIVNTGDATAEDVLTLIGEVQLIVQKQYGIALVPEVLVIGER